In Candidatus Cloacimonadota bacterium, a single genomic region encodes these proteins:
- a CDS encoding S8 family serine peptidase, with amino-acid sequence MRKSIIILMIFIFSTLFASETLYKSGEIMVQLNPSFPSQEQIRKLENEFSEIDLKFERLLTRRMNIWLCSFVPDRWKDEDVKISLNESKYVMISQFNHYIEQREFPDDESFDLQWNMHNTGQMNGIEDSDIDAPEAWNITNGGVTAFGDTLVIAIVDGGADLNHDDINYFKNINEIPNNNIDDDCNGYVDDYDGWNGYTHCGIIPTDSHGTHVAGIAAAIGNNNLGVTGVCWNGKIMPIAADSSVESVVVEGYGYVLEMRKLWNETAGALGAFVISTNASFGIDYGNPNQYPLWSAIYDSLGVAGVLSSAATMNAGVNIDNCGDMPTACESDYLLTVTNTMNDDTKHNSAAYGLECIDLGAPGSSIYSTNWNNDYTWKTGTSMAAPHLAGAVALMFSAAPQDWLLEYEADPTKCLEIKQFLLDGVDIIPDLENVTVSGGRLNVFNSLDLMLNPVSAQNNIPESQIHITNYPNPFNPSTTISFSVTQSSVFATIEIFNLKGQKVKTFTFPSGSLAKREGKSHPEPVEGYGTSPSYSVVWNGTDNNNKPVSSGIYFARLQAGNQIFTRKMVLMK; translated from the coding sequence ACTCTCTATAAATCCGGAGAAATAATGGTGCAGCTGAATCCTTCCTTTCCCAGCCAGGAGCAGATACGAAAATTGGAGAATGAATTCAGTGAGATTGATCTGAAATTTGAACGACTTCTAACCAGAAGAATGAATATCTGGTTGTGCTCTTTTGTTCCCGATCGATGGAAAGATGAAGATGTGAAAATTTCTTTGAATGAAAGTAAATATGTTATGATTTCACAATTCAATCATTACATCGAACAACGTGAATTTCCTGATGATGAAAGTTTTGATCTGCAATGGAACATGCACAATACCGGGCAGATGAACGGCATTGAAGATAGTGATATCGACGCACCTGAAGCCTGGAATATTACAAACGGTGGAGTAACAGCTTTTGGAGATACTTTAGTAATTGCCATTGTGGATGGTGGTGCCGATCTGAACCATGATGATATAAACTATTTCAAAAATATCAATGAAATTCCCAATAATAATATTGATGATGACTGTAATGGTTATGTAGATGATTACGACGGTTGGAATGGTTATACACATTGCGGTATTATTCCTACAGACAGCCACGGAACTCACGTGGCAGGAATTGCCGCAGCGATCGGAAACAACAATTTAGGTGTAACCGGAGTTTGCTGGAATGGCAAAATCATGCCGATAGCGGCTGATTCCAGTGTAGAATCGGTTGTGGTGGAAGGTTATGGATATGTATTGGAAATGAGAAAGTTATGGAACGAAACAGCAGGAGCTTTGGGAGCTTTTGTAATTTCTACGAATGCTTCTTTTGGAATAGATTACGGCAATCCCAACCAGTACCCACTGTGGAGCGCAATTTACGATTCTCTAGGTGTAGCTGGTGTTCTCAGTTCAGCTGCGACTATGAATGCTGGCGTAAATATTGATAATTGCGGCGACATGCCAACAGCTTGCGAAAGTGATTATCTTTTAACAGTAACCAATACGATGAATGACGATACAAAACACAACAGTGCGGCTTATGGCTTGGAATGCATTGATCTGGGAGCTCCAGGCAGCAGTATTTACTCTACAAATTGGAATAACGATTATACGTGGAAAACTGGAACTTCAATGGCGGCACCGCATTTGGCAGGAGCGGTTGCTCTTATGTTTTCTGCAGCACCTCAGGATTGGCTGCTGGAATATGAAGCAGACCCTACAAAATGTCTGGAAATCAAACAGTTTTTATTGGATGGTGTTGATATTATTCCCGATCTGGAAAATGTGACTGTTTCCGGAGGAAGGTTAAATGTATTCAATTCTTTGGATTTGATGTTGAATCCGGTTTCTGCTCAAAATAATATTCCTGAATCTCAAATTCATATTACAAATTATCCCAATCCTTTCAATCCCAGCACGACAATCAGCTTCAGCGTAACGCAAAGCTCTGTCTTTGCGACAATTGAAATTTTTAATCTGAAAGGCCAGAAAGTGAAAACATTTACGTTCCCAAGCGGGAGTTTAGCAAAGAGAGAGGGAAAAAGTCATCCTGAGCCTGTCGAAGGATATGGCACGTCACCGAGTTATTCTGTTGTCTGGAACGGTACCGATAACAACAACAAACCTGTTTCTTCGGGCATTTATTTTGCCAGATTGCAAGCTGGAAACCAGATTTTTACAAGGAAAATGGTATTGATGAAATAA
- a CDS encoding endonuclease/exonuclease/phosphatase family protein, producing the protein MRKIIFAFCFLLFAILESEELPEIEYDKLEVGEEQTLEVMTWNIQNFPKSDFTIDYAADIINAVDPDIIGFQEIESDSAFFCLIDQLNALDKHNWSGYRANRNYWKLELAFIYKTDLIGVSGIYEIFFGEWQPFPRSPLVLECTFADQEIIIVNNHFKARTGAENEARRRAAVEKLDAWILANHPDDNVIVLGDLNDQLIDEGAANVFTSLLQKPAEYRFVDYEIAQNDSADWSYPYWKYRGHIDHILISNELYDEFESSQEFVKVVTIDKFMEGGDDARYKYITDHRPVVVKLKFEMPEEEKE; encoded by the coding sequence ATGAGAAAAATTATTTTTGCTTTCTGCTTTCTGCTTTTTGCAATTTTAGAGAGCGAAGAACTTCCCGAAATTGAATATGATAAACTGGAAGTGGGTGAAGAGCAAACTTTGGAAGTGATGACCTGGAATATTCAAAACTTTCCCAAAAGTGATTTTACAATAGATTATGCAGCTGACATAATCAATGCTGTCGATCCTGATATTATCGGTTTCCAGGAGATCGAAAGTGATTCAGCTTTCTTTTGTTTGATCGATCAACTTAATGCACTGGATAAACATAACTGGAGCGGCTATCGAGCCAATCGCAATTACTGGAAGCTGGAACTGGCTTTTATCTACAAAACCGATCTGATCGGAGTGAGTGGAATTTATGAGATTTTTTTTGGAGAATGGCAGCCATTCCCACGCAGTCCGCTGGTATTGGAATGTACTTTTGCCGACCAGGAGATCATCATTGTAAATAATCATTTTAAAGCCAGAACGGGAGCCGAAAATGAAGCACGCCGTCGGGCTGCTGTAGAAAAACTGGATGCCTGGATTTTGGCAAACCATCCCGACGACAATGTGATCGTTCTGGGTGATTTGAATGATCAATTGATAGATGAAGGCGCTGCCAATGTTTTTACCAGCCTTTTGCAAAAACCTGCTGAATACAGATTTGTCGATTATGAAATTGCCCAGAACGACAGTGCCGACTGGAGTTATCCTTACTGGAAATATCGTGGTCATATCGATCACATTCTCATCTCCAACGAACTTTATGATGAATTTGAAAGCTCACAAGAATTTGTAAAAGTGGTTACCATCGATAAATTCATGGAAGGCGGAGATGATGCGCGCTATAAATACATCACCGATCATCGTCCGGTAGTTGTAAAACTGAAATTCGAAATGCCGGAGGAAGAGAAGGAATAA